One part of the Haliaeetus albicilla chromosome 27, bHalAlb1.1, whole genome shotgun sequence genome encodes these proteins:
- the TLX3 gene encoding T-cell leukemia homeobox protein 3, giving the protein MDPPAGAQGQHQHEPISFGIDQILNSPEQESAPPPPPRGPDGATFLGGPGGRGGAPYPALPAPFPAIAAPFEDSGSYSVNLSLAPAGVIRVPAHRPIPGAVPPPISSAIPAMPAVPSLGSLNFPWMESSRRFVKDRFTAAAALTPFTVTRRIGHPYQNRTPPKRKKPRTSFSRVQICELEKRFHRQKYLASAERAALAKSLKMTDAQVKTWFQNRRTKWRRQTAEEREAERQQASRLMLQLQHDAFQKSLNESIQPDPLCLHNSSLFALQNLQPWEEESAKIPPVTSLV; this is encoded by the exons ATGGATCCGCCGGCGGGCGCGCAGGGCCAGCACCAGCACGAGCCCATCAGCTTCGGCATCGACCAGATCCTCAACAGCCCCGAGCAGGAGAGcgctcccccgccgcccccccggggCCCCGACGGCGCGACCTTCCTgggcggccccggcggccgcggcggcgcgCCCTACCCGGCCCTGCCGGCCCCCTTCCCGGCCATCGCCGCGCCCTTCGAGGACTCGGGATCTTACAGTGTGAACCTCAGCCTGGCCCCGGCCGGCGTGATCCGGGTGCCGGCGCACAGGCCCATCCCCGGGGCCGTGCCGCCGCCCATCTCCAGCGCCATCCCGGCCATGCCCGCCGTGCCCAGCCTGGGCAGCCTCAACTTCCCCTGGATGGAGAGCAGCAGGCGCTTCGTCAAGGACCGGTTCACAG cggcggcggcgctgaCGCCCTTCACGGTGACGCGGCGGATCGGGCATCCCTACCAGAACCGGACCCCGCCGAAGCGCAAGAAGCCGCGGACGTCCTTCTCCCGGGTGCAGATCTGCGAGCTGGAGAAGCGCTTCCACCGGCAGAAGTACCTGGCCTCGGCCGAGCGCGCTGCCCTCGCCAAGTCCCTCAAGATGACGGACGCCCAGGTGAAGACCTGGTTCCAGAACCGGCGCACCAAATGGCG GCGGCAGACGGCGGAGGAGCGGGAGGCCGAGCGGCAGCAGGCGAGCCGGctgatgctgcagctgcagcacgACGCCTTCCAGAAGTCGCTGAACGAGTCGATCCAGCCCGACCCGCTGTGCCTGCACAACTCGTCGCTGTTCGCGCTGCAGAacctgcagccctgggaggaggagagcgcCAAGATCCCGCCGGTCACCTCCCTCGTCTGA